Proteins from a single region of Gambusia affinis linkage group LG12, SWU_Gaff_1.0, whole genome shotgun sequence:
- the gfi1aa gene encoding growth factor independent 1A transcription repressor a isoform X2, with the protein MPRSFLVKSKRAHSYHQPRCPDDGYTRLDTLLAHVCAASRSQGEFATKLEPEENPSAGSESSGSSRRSRGSLSSSSPLSCGGSGSEPHSDCDFWRPPSPSSSPDSEKCPTPAAEDAPFNIPLLPYSWSAYSGADLRHLVQGPFQRQRHIRGHGGSHSPAAGIYGTEHGGGGGGSERVYPQRGLGSGCYQEYSPCAARGIYRMRVGAELYAEAKQKEIKSEEDFLHSNLEESGTYKCIKCCKVFSTPHGLEVHVRRSHSGTRPFECGICGKTFGHAVSLDQHRAVHSQERSFSCKICGKSFKRSSTLSTHLLIHSDTRPYPCQYCGKRFHQKSDMKKHTFIHTGEKPHKCQVCGKAFSQSSNLITHSRKHTGFKPFGCDLCGKGFQRKVDLRRHKETQHGLK; encoded by the exons ATGCCGAGGTCCTTCCTGGTGAAGAGCAAACGGGCCCACAGCTACCACCAGCCCCGCTGCCCGGACGATGGCTACACCAGGCTGGACACTCTCCTGGCACACGTATGCGCAG CCAGCAGGTCTCAGGGGGAGTTCGCGACCAAACTGGAGCCCGAGGAAAACCCGAGTGCCGGCAGCGAGTCCTCGGGCTCGAGCCGGCGGTCCCGGGGGTCGCTGTCCTCCAGCTCCCCGCTGAGCTGCGGCGGCAGCGGGTCCGAGCCCCACTCCGACTGTGATTTCTGGCGTCCGCCGTCTCCGTCCTCCTCACCAG ACTCGGAGAAATGCCCCACACCCGCAGCGGAGGACGCCCCCTTCAACATCCCGCTCCTTCCTTACTCCTGGTCGGCGTACTCCGGCGCAGATCTGAGGCATCTGGTTCAGGGGCCCTTTCAGCGCCAGCGGCATATCCGGGGCCACGGGGGGTCCCATTCACCCGCAGCGGGGATCTACGGGACAGAgcacggcggcggcggcggcggcagtgAGCGCGTTTACCCGCAGCGGGGCCTCGGGTCCGGCTGTTACCAGGAGTATTCCCCGTGCGCGGCCCGCGGGATCTACAGGATGCGGGTCGGGGCCGAGCTGTACGCGGAGGCCAAGCAGAAGGAAATCAAATCTGAGGAAGACTTTCTGCACTCTAACCTGGAGGAAAGCGGAACCTACAAATGCATCAAATGCTGCAAG GTTTTCTCCACGCCCCACGGCCTGGAGGTGCATGTTCGGCGCTCACACAGCGGGACGCGGCCTTTTGAGTGCGGGATCTGCGGGAAAACCTTCGGACACGCAGTGAGCCTGGATCAGCACCGAGCTGTTCACTCCCAG GAAAGGAGCTTCAGCTGTAAAATCTGCGGGAAGAGCTTCAAGCGTTCCTCCACCCTCTCCACCCACCTGCTCATCCACTCAGACACTCGGCCCTATCCCTGCCAGTACTGCGGCAAGAGGTTCCACCAGAAGTCCGACATGAAAAAGCACACTTTCATCCACACAG GCGAGAAGCCGCACAAGTGCCAGGTGTGCGGGAAGGCTTTCAGTCAGAGCTCCAACCTGATCACCCACAGCAGGAAGCACACGGGCTTCAAGCCGTTCGGCTGCGACCTCTGTGGGAAAGGCTTCCAGAGGAAGGTGGACCTGAGGAGGCACAAGGAGACGCAGCACGGACTGAAATGA
- the gfi1aa gene encoding growth factor independent 1A transcription repressor a isoform X1 → MPRSFLVKSKRAHSYHQPRCPDDGYTRLDTLLAHVCAAASRSQGEFATKLEPEENPSAGSESSGSSRRSRGSLSSSSPLSCGGSGSEPHSDCDFWRPPSPSSSPDSEKCPTPAAEDAPFNIPLLPYSWSAYSGADLRHLVQGPFQRQRHIRGHGGSHSPAAGIYGTEHGGGGGGSERVYPQRGLGSGCYQEYSPCAARGIYRMRVGAELYAEAKQKEIKSEEDFLHSNLEESGTYKCIKCCKVFSTPHGLEVHVRRSHSGTRPFECGICGKTFGHAVSLDQHRAVHSQERSFSCKICGKSFKRSSTLSTHLLIHSDTRPYPCQYCGKRFHQKSDMKKHTFIHTGEKPHKCQVCGKAFSQSSNLITHSRKHTGFKPFGCDLCGKGFQRKVDLRRHKETQHGLK, encoded by the exons ATGCCGAGGTCCTTCCTGGTGAAGAGCAAACGGGCCCACAGCTACCACCAGCCCCGCTGCCCGGACGATGGCTACACCAGGCTGGACACTCTCCTGGCACACGTATGCGCAG CAGCCAGCAGGTCTCAGGGGGAGTTCGCGACCAAACTGGAGCCCGAGGAAAACCCGAGTGCCGGCAGCGAGTCCTCGGGCTCGAGCCGGCGGTCCCGGGGGTCGCTGTCCTCCAGCTCCCCGCTGAGCTGCGGCGGCAGCGGGTCCGAGCCCCACTCCGACTGTGATTTCTGGCGTCCGCCGTCTCCGTCCTCCTCACCAG ACTCGGAGAAATGCCCCACACCCGCAGCGGAGGACGCCCCCTTCAACATCCCGCTCCTTCCTTACTCCTGGTCGGCGTACTCCGGCGCAGATCTGAGGCATCTGGTTCAGGGGCCCTTTCAGCGCCAGCGGCATATCCGGGGCCACGGGGGGTCCCATTCACCCGCAGCGGGGATCTACGGGACAGAgcacggcggcggcggcggcggcagtgAGCGCGTTTACCCGCAGCGGGGCCTCGGGTCCGGCTGTTACCAGGAGTATTCCCCGTGCGCGGCCCGCGGGATCTACAGGATGCGGGTCGGGGCCGAGCTGTACGCGGAGGCCAAGCAGAAGGAAATCAAATCTGAGGAAGACTTTCTGCACTCTAACCTGGAGGAAAGCGGAACCTACAAATGCATCAAATGCTGCAAG GTTTTCTCCACGCCCCACGGCCTGGAGGTGCATGTTCGGCGCTCACACAGCGGGACGCGGCCTTTTGAGTGCGGGATCTGCGGGAAAACCTTCGGACACGCAGTGAGCCTGGATCAGCACCGAGCTGTTCACTCCCAG GAAAGGAGCTTCAGCTGTAAAATCTGCGGGAAGAGCTTCAAGCGTTCCTCCACCCTCTCCACCCACCTGCTCATCCACTCAGACACTCGGCCCTATCCCTGCCAGTACTGCGGCAAGAGGTTCCACCAGAAGTCCGACATGAAAAAGCACACTTTCATCCACACAG GCGAGAAGCCGCACAAGTGCCAGGTGTGCGGGAAGGCTTTCAGTCAGAGCTCCAACCTGATCACCCACAGCAGGAAGCACACGGGCTTCAAGCCGTTCGGCTGCGACCTCTGTGGGAAAGGCTTCCAGAGGAAGGTGGACCTGAGGAGGCACAAGGAGACGCAGCACGGACTGAAATGA
- the rpap2 gene encoding putative RNA polymerase II subunit B1 CTD phosphatase rpap2 produces METEERRRRGGSAKSSKKGGKCVKVRTAEEEARRREEVKERLREKLELERRALEVVERLLEDSVAEDFLIDCAKLITPANYKDTVEERFIAKLCGYPVCPNKLGKIPNQRFKISTKTNRVYDITERKCFCSNFCYKASKHYELQISKTPLWLRQHESPPEVRLLKKGDGGSSGEEVLLSDRRLKKEDIEDPPTAPPQDPPGSERSAAGSDLSQSGDSEQEQDFVSSVVPQRRRAQVSWADLPEHTDGDGKQSEQRQIDDTEERGRAGGEDAFPENRPVEEAAAKLNECSVSESVHPNSELLETGSKQAPNPAALSITRVGMSQRGAAGLRDLLNTHTGEANPVTVRLNLLACLRRTLKEWCTDDTLSFLYGADHSLESPLSNLKETQEEELDEDDLEDDNVTEPGAEERDRGRSAAAPDYETLRKETERLQLRVTEFYRGTWILPEEEEEMKLSKETESKDPVLPLIDSQAQNLIQKRITVEKLSSCLRNVVGPVGLTMSDISTDLNNLVRTFRFSNTNIIHKTPEWTLIAVVLLHLLSFVSPVVRDALEVSASAQYLDSLMEELGLQQHDLRSVVELFKSSAN; encoded by the exons ATGGAGacagaagagaggaggaggagaggaggttCTGCTAAAAGCTccaaaaaag GTGGGAAATGTGTCAAAGTACGGACCGCCGAAGAAGAAGCGAGGAG GagagaggaggtgaaggagaggCTGAGGGAGAAGCTGGAGCTGGAGAGGAGAGCCCTGGAGGTAGTGGAGCGCCTCCTAGAGGACAGCGTGGCTGAAGACTTCCTGATTGACTGT GCCAAGCTCATAACTCCTGCTAACTACAAAGACACAGTGGAGGAGAGATTCATCGCCAAACTGTGTGGTTATCCTGTATGTCCAAACAAACTGGGCAAG ATCCCAAATCAACGGTTTAAAATATCTACCAAAACAAACCGGGTCTATGACATCACAGAGCGGAAG tgtttttgcagcaacTTCTGCTACAAAGCTTCCAAACACTATGAGCTGCAGATATCGAAGACGCCTCTTTGGCTCAGGCAGCATGAAAG TCCCCCAGAGGTGAGGTTGCTGAAGAAAGGAGATGG tgGGAGCTCTGGTGAGGAGGTGCTGCTGTCCGATAGGCGCCTCAAAAAGGAGGACATCGAGGACCCCCCGACCGCCCCGCCTCAGGACCCTCCTGGCTCCGAGCGCAGCGCCGCAGGAAGTGACCTCAGTCAAAGCGGCGACAGCGAACAGGAGCAGGACTTCGTCTCCAGCGTGGTTCCCCAGCGCCGGAGAGCCCAGGTGAGCTGGGCTGACCTGCCCGAACACACGGACGGAGACGGGAAGCAGAGCGAGCAGCGACAGATTGATGACACTGAGGAGAGGgggagagcaggaggagaggacGCGTTTCCTGAGAACAGACCTGTGGAGGAGGCCGCAGCAAAGCTGAACGAGTGTAGCGTGTCAGAGAGCGTCCACCCCAACTCTGAGCTGCTGGAAACTGGAAGCAAACAGGCTCCAAACCCGGCGGCTCTCAGCATCACCCGGGTGGGGATGAGCCAGAGAGGAGCAGCTGGGCTGCGGGATCTCCTGAACACCCACACTGGAGAAGCCAATCCTGTCACGGTGCGGCTCAATCTGCTGGCGTGCCTGAGGAGGACGCTAAAGGAGTGGTGCACAGACGACACTCTGAGCTTCCTGTACGGAGCCGACCATTCTCTGGAATCCCCGTTATCCAACCTAAAGGAAACGCAGGAAGAAGAGCTGGACGAAGATGACCTCGAGGATGACAACGTGACGGAGCCAGGCGCCGAAGAGCGGGACAGGGGGCGGTCGGCTGCAGCTCCGGACTACGAGACGCTGAGGAAGGAGACGGAGCggctgcagctcagagtcacAGAGTTTTACAGAGGGACGTGGATTCTgcctgaggaggaggaggagatgaagcTCAGCAAG GAGACAGAATCAAAGGATCCAGTTTTGCCACTGATTGATTCCCAGGCTCAGAACCTCATCCAGAAACGGATTACAGTGGAGAAACTCAGCAGCtg TCTCAGGAACGTCGTAGGTCCGGTGGGCCTCACCATGAGTGACATCTCCACGGACCTGAACAACCTGGTCAGGACTTTCAG GTTCAGCAACACCAACATCATCCACAAAACCCCAGAGTGGACGCTGATAGCTGTGGTGCTTCTGCATCT GCTGTCCTTCGTGTCTCCGGTGGTGCGGGACGCCCTGGAGGTGTCGGCATCAGCGCAGTATTTGGACTCTCTGATGGAGGAGCTCGGCCTGCAGCAGCACGACCTTCGCAGCGTGGTTGAGCTCTTTAAATCCTCAGCAAACTGA
- the glmna gene encoding glomulin, FKBP associated protein a isoform X2 — protein sequence MALEQFSDVVQRCALPDDSYSSEDHDVFTTAGRSCIEEGHSPQVLSIVLDEKNQSVVRTMGWNLLPPLVQVLLRKHNEHLPQCLAIFNHLLETCRPKELLIGLLELLEHDDADRIAESLHLLLNPLQKVLLRLGGRKASSLGMTLSSLLDQLAKLPVPYTKEQEEDDVFSLGRCCTDLARFVGPFAQEARLNQSSANQLRNPLKTAGEQEEGAEDELRTELLKFCMKTLSHPLLDVQIWDPDTLPLSPLRTFAAEILDILGAVGESLPGLVFHPLLKKKEVPGFLEEEVRYPKNSLACLAHLVFVHHLAADTFPSVFSPVFCLRCNMEHISILLSRTETCRLQKGLELYEKSLVRVEDGSLPADLLEIKTFLTVPQNLVKVMTICPQHDLRTRGLTVFQLSIDKFNTEAKYRFFQYMLRTSNHSGVEGYIIKNIKNQIDAALQLGNGNVWFEGVHLLPLLRKVFSLPDGPETDLLQYLDRVMESLNLLRYLVIRDKVTENQTGVWTELYKIEDTFMKPLRVGVNMSRAHYERELQDTREKKKKNGKEESVLSVSVGGEKLPKMTSESQIQALHSALHTFDMIESVLVRIEELVEVKDGLETAGEPQFLRT from the exons ATGGCTCTGGAGCAGTTCAGTGATGTGGTCCAGAGATGT GCCCTCCCAGATGACAGCTACAGCTCAGAGGATCATGATGTGTTCACCACAGCGGGACGGAGCTGCATCGAGGAGGGACACAGCCCGCAGGTCCTCAGCATCGTCCTGGATGAAAAGAATCAG AGCGTGGTGAGGACTATGGGCTGGAACCTGCTGCCGCCGCTGGTTCAGGTGCTGCTGAGGAAACACAACGAACATCTCCCTCAGTGCCTGGCCATTTTTAACCATCTGTTAGAG ACCTGCAGACCGAAAGAGTTGCTGATTGGCCTTCTGGAGCTGCTGGAACATGACGATGCCGACAGAATCGCCGAAAGTCTCCATCTGCTTCTGAACCCGCTGCAGAAAG TGCTGCTGCGCCTGGGCGGCCGGAAGGCGTCCTCCCTGGGTATGACCCTGTCCTCCCTCCTGGACCAGCTGGCCAAGCTGCCCGTCCCCTACACCAAGGAGCAAGAAGAGGACGACGTCTTTTCGCTCGGCCGCTGCTGCACCGACCTCGCGCGGTTTGTCGGGCCCTTTGCGCAGGAGGCGAGGCTGAATCAGAGCAGTGCGAATCAGCTGCGGAACCCCCTCAAGACAGCGGGTGAACAGGAGGAGGGAGCAGAGGACGAGCTGAGGACAGAACTCCTGAAGTT CTGCATGAAGACCCTGAGCCACCCTCTGCTGGACGTACAGATCTGGGATCCAGACACGCTGCCTCTGTCTCCGCTCCGGACCTTTGCTGCAGAGATTCTG GACATTCTGGGCGCTGTCGGAGAGTCTCTCCCAGGTCTGGTGTTCCACCCTCTGCTTAAGAAAAAAGAGGTTCCGGGCTTCCTGGAGGAGGAGGTCCGTTATCCCAAAAATTCCCTGGCCTGCTTGGCACACCTGGTTTTCGTCCATCACCTGGCGGCCGATACTTTCCCCAGTGTTTTCAG CCCCGTCTTCTGTCTGCGCTGCAACATGGAGCACATTTCCATTCTTCTGTCCCG AACTGAGACCTGCAGGCTACAGAAAGGACTG GAGCTGTATGAGAAGAGTCTGGTGCGGGTGGAGGATGGCAGTCTGCCAGCGGATCTGCTCGAGATCAAAACCTTCCTCACCGTCCCTCAG AACTTAGTAAAGGTCATGACAATTTGCCCTCAGCATGATCTG AGGACTAGAGGCCTGACGGTGTTCCAGCTCAGCATCGATAAGTTCAACACTGAAGCCAAGTACAGATTTTTCCA ATACATGCTCAGGACTAGCAACCACTCAGGAGTAGAAGGCTAcatcattaaaaacatcaagaatCAGATCGATGCAGCTTTGCAG CTGGGTAACGGTAACGTCTGGTTTGAGGGAGTTCACCTGCTGCCTTTGCTGCGCAAGGTATTTAGTCTTCCAGACGGCCCAGAGACGGATCTCCTGCAGTACCTGGACAG agtCATGGAGTCTCTGAACCTGCTGCGTTATCTGGTCATCAGAGACAAAGTAACAGAGAACCAG ACCGGCGTCTGGACCGAGCTGTATAAAATAGAAGATACGTTCATGAAGCCTCTGCGTGTCGGCGTGAACATGTCGAGAGCCCACTACGAGAGggagctgcaggacaccagggagaagaaaaagaaaaacggcaAAG AGGAGTCGGTGCTGTCTGTATCTGTTGGTGGGGAGAAGCTGCCAAAAATGACGTCAGAATCTCAGATTCAG GCTCTGCACTCGGCGCTCCACACATTCGACATGATCGAGAGCGTGTTGGTGCGGATAGAGGAGCTGGTGGAGGTGAAGGACGGCCTGGAAACTGCAGGAGAGCCCCAATTTCTCAGGacctaa
- the glmna gene encoding glomulin, FKBP associated protein a isoform X1: MALEQFSDVVQRCQALPDDSYSSEDHDVFTTAGRSCIEEGHSPQVLSIVLDEKNQSVVRTMGWNLLPPLVQVLLRKHNEHLPQCLAIFNHLLETCRPKELLIGLLELLEHDDADRIAESLHLLLNPLQKVLLRLGGRKASSLGMTLSSLLDQLAKLPVPYTKEQEEDDVFSLGRCCTDLARFVGPFAQEARLNQSSANQLRNPLKTAGEQEEGAEDELRTELLKFCMKTLSHPLLDVQIWDPDTLPLSPLRTFAAEILDILGAVGESLPGLVFHPLLKKKEVPGFLEEEVRYPKNSLACLAHLVFVHHLAADTFPSVFSPVFCLRCNMEHISILLSRTETCRLQKGLELYEKSLVRVEDGSLPADLLEIKTFLTVPQNLVKVMTICPQHDLRTRGLTVFQLSIDKFNTEAKYRFFQYMLRTSNHSGVEGYIIKNIKNQIDAALQLGNGNVWFEGVHLLPLLRKVFSLPDGPETDLLQYLDRVMESLNLLRYLVIRDKVTENQTGVWTELYKIEDTFMKPLRVGVNMSRAHYERELQDTREKKKKNGKEESVLSVSVGGEKLPKMTSESQIQALHSALHTFDMIESVLVRIEELVEVKDGLETAGEPQFLRT; the protein is encoded by the exons ATGGCTCTGGAGCAGTTCAGTGATGTGGTCCAGAGATGT CAGGCCCTCCCAGATGACAGCTACAGCTCAGAGGATCATGATGTGTTCACCACAGCGGGACGGAGCTGCATCGAGGAGGGACACAGCCCGCAGGTCCTCAGCATCGTCCTGGATGAAAAGAATCAG AGCGTGGTGAGGACTATGGGCTGGAACCTGCTGCCGCCGCTGGTTCAGGTGCTGCTGAGGAAACACAACGAACATCTCCCTCAGTGCCTGGCCATTTTTAACCATCTGTTAGAG ACCTGCAGACCGAAAGAGTTGCTGATTGGCCTTCTGGAGCTGCTGGAACATGACGATGCCGACAGAATCGCCGAAAGTCTCCATCTGCTTCTGAACCCGCTGCAGAAAG TGCTGCTGCGCCTGGGCGGCCGGAAGGCGTCCTCCCTGGGTATGACCCTGTCCTCCCTCCTGGACCAGCTGGCCAAGCTGCCCGTCCCCTACACCAAGGAGCAAGAAGAGGACGACGTCTTTTCGCTCGGCCGCTGCTGCACCGACCTCGCGCGGTTTGTCGGGCCCTTTGCGCAGGAGGCGAGGCTGAATCAGAGCAGTGCGAATCAGCTGCGGAACCCCCTCAAGACAGCGGGTGAACAGGAGGAGGGAGCAGAGGACGAGCTGAGGACAGAACTCCTGAAGTT CTGCATGAAGACCCTGAGCCACCCTCTGCTGGACGTACAGATCTGGGATCCAGACACGCTGCCTCTGTCTCCGCTCCGGACCTTTGCTGCAGAGATTCTG GACATTCTGGGCGCTGTCGGAGAGTCTCTCCCAGGTCTGGTGTTCCACCCTCTGCTTAAGAAAAAAGAGGTTCCGGGCTTCCTGGAGGAGGAGGTCCGTTATCCCAAAAATTCCCTGGCCTGCTTGGCACACCTGGTTTTCGTCCATCACCTGGCGGCCGATACTTTCCCCAGTGTTTTCAG CCCCGTCTTCTGTCTGCGCTGCAACATGGAGCACATTTCCATTCTTCTGTCCCG AACTGAGACCTGCAGGCTACAGAAAGGACTG GAGCTGTATGAGAAGAGTCTGGTGCGGGTGGAGGATGGCAGTCTGCCAGCGGATCTGCTCGAGATCAAAACCTTCCTCACCGTCCCTCAG AACTTAGTAAAGGTCATGACAATTTGCCCTCAGCATGATCTG AGGACTAGAGGCCTGACGGTGTTCCAGCTCAGCATCGATAAGTTCAACACTGAAGCCAAGTACAGATTTTTCCA ATACATGCTCAGGACTAGCAACCACTCAGGAGTAGAAGGCTAcatcattaaaaacatcaagaatCAGATCGATGCAGCTTTGCAG CTGGGTAACGGTAACGTCTGGTTTGAGGGAGTTCACCTGCTGCCTTTGCTGCGCAAGGTATTTAGTCTTCCAGACGGCCCAGAGACGGATCTCCTGCAGTACCTGGACAG agtCATGGAGTCTCTGAACCTGCTGCGTTATCTGGTCATCAGAGACAAAGTAACAGAGAACCAG ACCGGCGTCTGGACCGAGCTGTATAAAATAGAAGATACGTTCATGAAGCCTCTGCGTGTCGGCGTGAACATGTCGAGAGCCCACTACGAGAGggagctgcaggacaccagggagaagaaaaagaaaaacggcaAAG AGGAGTCGGTGCTGTCTGTATCTGTTGGTGGGGAGAAGCTGCCAAAAATGACGTCAGAATCTCAGATTCAG GCTCTGCACTCGGCGCTCCACACATTCGACATGATCGAGAGCGTGTTGGTGCGGATAGAGGAGCTGGTGGAGGTGAAGGACGGCCTGGAAACTGCAGGAGAGCCCCAATTTCTCAGGacctaa